From Populus alba chromosome 16, ASM523922v2, whole genome shotgun sequence:
AACTATTGTGAGAAAAATGGTAAGCCAATAGGTAGGTGACTTTGCCAGATGGTAAATGGTCCTGCCAAAGGAAAATTGCATGCATTAGCTTATGTGAATAAAGcccaaataaaagcaaaatttataCTTCTAATGACACCAATAATACTAACCCATAATTAGGGAAGATAGGTATAGAATCCAATACCACCACACAAGCAAATGCAACTATCACAGATCCCCAAACAGCAATATGAGTAATAGAAACCCAGCGTCGAACATCCATTGCCAGGTGTACATTGACAATGATAACAACAGCTACTGTCCACAAATTGCCCATGCTCCATATATCAATTGTGCTCTCCTTATAAACGATGACAGGTATGCCAAAGAGAACAAGACTCTGCCACAGTGTATCAGCCATTGTGACCCAGAATAGGCGTATATTGTAGGCCTCATGTCTATACCCCACACCATAAATTTTTGGATACCGTAACAGTGTCCGATGGCTTAAGTCCTTGTCCAGAATACCAACAACAATAGTAGGAACAGAAGTATAGACAACAGAATAAAGAACACTGCTCCAATCTGTCAATGCTGAAGTTGTTGAAAAAGCTGTGAACAATATATACCTACAGGTGCCAAAAACAGAAAGACACAGTGACTTAGGACACAAACTCAGATAGTTATGCATAATATacaattcaaagaaaacaagagtACGTAGTTTAGAATTTTAAAGATAAGACAAATTCATAGTTTAGAATTTATTCCAAAACAGACATCTTATTCAAAGTAAATTCTACACAAAGATAAGCACTTGAACAGCAGATACACAAACCCCAAGCAATATAGGACTTCAACCATGAACTGTAGAAGTGGTACTAAAAAGCAAAGAAACCTCCAATCAACCTACCGAGAAAGGAGTTCTAAATAGGCCCAGCCAATGAACCTAAAATTAGAATGAGTGGAGGGGCAAATTTTTGGATAAACAAAGAATAGAACCCTGTTTCAGATATCTTCTAGACCATGCAAAGTGATCTCGAAAAATGGCAAGGAAATAACAAGCGCCAATATCATCCAAGAATGGCGTCTTATTCCTTGTAGTTGCAAATAATTGGGGATTAATAGCTTGATTCTAAGCTATTACATGATTTAACCCCATGAACACCAGAAATCTATCCCATGAACAAGCATGAAACagaaagaaatcaagaaataaaggGCAACGGACTTAGGTGTACCAGAATAGCATCAATACAAAAACAGCATTGCGGTAGAAGTTGTAGAGAACCAAATAACCCATGCGTTGATAATTCCAGTGTCCATGTACCAAAAGTAGTCTGTTCAGAAACCGAAACTGTCCCATAGCAAAATCTGATGCCATAACAGCTTGACGCCCTTCCTGGCCACATATTCCAACACCAACATCCGCCATTTGGATCATTGAAACATCATTAGCTCCTACAAAATGCCAATATTCAGAGGGagtaaaagaaaattcatttgCTTGTGCATCcagattaaagaaaacaaatagctCAGAGACATAAGCATTCAACCATTAATAGCAGCTTAATTAAGGGTGAGTTCTTTGATTTGGTTCTGAATAATTTCAAGGGATAATCAATAGCTGCAACGACAATTAAAATATCTAACCATCTCAGTTCATAGTGATTACATCTTGCTTTGTCTCCTGGATCTAGATACTTCTGTCTGTCTTAAAACAACCTATTTGTTTTACATACCTTGTTATCctatcaaaaacacaaaaaaattcgaggtaaaaaacattattaacctAAAAAGGCCTTATTTAGGAAGCCTTCAATAGTGCCTTCAACCATACCTGAGATAAGAATCAGGAAGAGAGGTGCAATTTTATAGACTCCTACCATCTCCCTCAATGGAACATTTTCcatatgaaatgaaaaatggTCTCATGCATCATCTATCAGCTGCCACCAAAACAGGAGTTGCCCCAAAATGAGGTAGCTTGCCCTAACATGAAAACCTAACTAAGATGTTGCACGCATTATAACCTAAAGTTGCAacattttcctaaaaaattaattattaatattctaGATAAATCTAATGTAGAGACTAAGAGATTAAAAGTTGACCAATAAATTCAGGTAATCTATTTTTACTATACGAGAAATTGAGTTTTGGAAAGAGGATTTGACATCAACAATTTGCAAGTCTCTGATTCCTTAAACTCATTGTCTAGAGATTTTTTGGCCTAAGGATTACTCTTGACCACCTCTTACGGCCATTAGGCTGAGCATTAAAATAGGTAGTTATGATGAATAAGGGAAGGCAgttctaaaagaaaagaaaacacttgTAAAGGGTATACTTGATATTCTTAGTCTAATTACATTTATGTCCCTTACAGAGCTGAtgaattttctattattaaacTTCAAATATCTGAAGTGTGAGTAAATGAGTTCTAACATATGAAACTAGCAACCACGAATAGAGGCTTTGTGACATTTAATTAACCCTTCATGTTTCCTTCCTAGTATGGCATTAAGCTcactaaaagattaaaaaaaaaaggttgaataaAGCACTATTCTTTCTGTCTGTCAATGAAAAAATCTACTATTTCCTATGAAAGGGAGGCAAAAATCTACACAAATATACTTTCCATAACACAAGTGTATATCCTCCTAATCTTCTACTGTATAGAGTGAAAAAAATGAGACAAATCAAATACGCAAGACATTTGACAATATGGCCAGAAAACTGACTAGGGAGTGAGTTCGGCTGCAGGGTAAGGTAATAAAATACATGTAACATTTAATTTGAGCACCACATTCTGGACAGAGGAGACAAACCAAGCCAAAGCCAGATGTTAAATGATGGAGCATTACCCCTTGCTGTTATCTTAAGATTTTGGGCCGCGCAAAACATGGAGacccactatttttttttttttttcaaatgacatGTATTAGTagttaattaattgagaaaaaaaaagcttaaaataaaacTGATCCAGATCTTAGATGTTGGAGCATCACCCCTAGTTGTTATTCTAAGATGTGGGACCACAAAACACTagatgttgtatttttttaattttatttcaaatgttaAGACATTCGtagttaattaaaatgaaaaaaaactaactaataATCAAGCTGAACAGAGCTTGCCCTGTACTAGGAGAAGGACAGGAAGTGCTCAAATCATCTTTCCATGACAAAGGACACTGCACTTGCCTTTCCAAGCAAGCCTAAAAcattttcttacaaaataaaattctgcAAGATAACTCACCATCACCAATAGCCAATGTCATATCATCTGTTCGGCTCTTGATTAGATCAACAATCCCTGCCTTCTGTAATGGCGCAACACGACAGCAAAGCACAACCTTACAATAAGTTGCGATGTCAAAAAGCTGTAAAGGGATCATAAAAGAACTGGTTATTaacaatatcaaatttataCCAAATAGGCTAAGTTCTACAAATATAGACATGGAACTCAAAGTATCAAATGCCAGAAAGTATAAATTGAAGTACGAAATCAAATCCAAATGTTGTATAAGATGTAGGAGAATAATTTTTACTTCTGACTCTAGTTCTTTCTCCAAAATGTACACCAAACTGTTCCCATCAATTATGAGAGATATTGGCGCTTCCTCCTTCCTTTCTGGCCTCTCAAGGTGGTCCATTTCAGCATTCTTGTTGCATGTCAAATATTGGCTTCCTTTGTTTGATGGTTTTAAACCACACTTGGCCTTCGCTTCTGCCAAAAGTTTTCTGCATTCATTCTCTGAGTTGccatttataataatttgttcCATATCCGGCGCCAGGAGTTTGCAAGAGAGGCCAATAGATATTGCTGTCTCTTGCTTATCACCAGTCAGAACCCAGACCTTTATCCCTGCTTGCCGGAGGGACTCAATGGCTTCTGGCACACCTTCCTGTAGCTTGTCTTCGATTGCAGTTGCACCAAGTAAATTCAAGTCGCACTCTACGAGGGCTGCTGTTTGACGTAGCTTTGCTGCTCTGTCAGTCAAAGACGTGCTTGCATCATCAAACTTGCATTGCCACAGCTCAAGTTCTTCCTCTGTAAGATCCCTTGCAGCAATCACAAGTGTGCGTAAACCTTGTGATGAATATTCAGTCAAATGACTCTGTGTTGCTGCACGCCTGGCGCGATCATCCATTCCTGAGTCTTTTGCTAAAATACTTAACACTGAAGTATCAGCACCTTTGACCAGCACCTTTACAGCATTGTTAGGAAATCTGATCACAACAGACATTCGTTTCCGGACACTATCGAATTCATGCATGCCCAACACGCCAAACCTAAATTTCACAGAATACTCTTTATTACCATTTTCTCCATtgctaagaaataaaaaagtatcTTCAAATGACAGGAGAGATGGTTTGAGTTTTGTTCTTCAGAAAAGCAATTAATGCATGATAATAAGAGAATGGTGGTGTGGACTCAGGAGAAATTCTGTACCTTAATTTCTCACCATTAACATCAATTACTATATGTCCAGATGTTCGCTCGAAGAGAGTATAACCATAAGCAGAGGCTGCAGCAACTAATGCTTGCTCATCAGGAGATTCACCCTGATAGTCAATGGTTTCTACATCCTCAGAAAATTGACAGTCTGTGCTGCTAGAAAATCCATCATGAGTACGAATTGGGACCACGGTGTTACAAGCAGCTAGTGCAAGGAAAAACTCATGTGCAGCAATCCTTTCATCTCCAACTAAATCTTTGTGCAACAACTCCAAGAGTTCTGAATCAACAGCAATTGTAGATTTAAGTTTCCATCTCTTATTGGTGGTTGCA
This genomic window contains:
- the LOC118047205 gene encoding phospholipid-transporting ATPase 1, producing the protein MTSGRELLSSLDNSPASRQPLPHPSGSFGALGISRPDGSFNTSILHLARGEPFEVDCLEKDKSEVRFVGDTNLHSVNTAGESFNSAVTTKRLHSLDSEFFEEVSLQCATQPSKHLVSWGSSAKEMLHNDNNTTFSASFDISRDSGNLGKPKGRSRRKSVQFDEGVLREEDARFIYINDPRRTNDQYEFTGNEIRTSKYTLITFLPKNLFIQFHRVAYLYFLAIAALNQLPPLAVFGRTVSLFPLLFVLCVTAIKDGYEDWRRHRSDRNENNREALVLQCGQFRSKEWKRIRAGEVLKISADETIPCDMVLLGTSDPSGVAYIQTMNLDGESNLKTRFAKQEASLAVLEGGAISGLIRCEQPNRNIYEFTANMEFNGQKFSLSQSNIVLRGCQLKNTGWIIGVVVYAGQETKAMLNSAASPSKRSKLEAYMNRETLWLSIFLFMMCLVVAVGMGLWLARYENQLDYLPYYRKRYLTPGKDYGKRYKFYGIPMEIFFSFLSSIIVFQIMIPISLYITMELVRIGQSYFMIGDRHMYDSSSNSRFQCRSLNINEDLGQIRYVFSDKTGTLTENKMEFQRASVNGKSYGGSLLTADQMQEENVSGATTNKRWKLKSTIAVDSELLELLHKDLVGDERIAAHEFFLALAACNTVVPIRTHDGFSSSTDCQFSEDVETIDYQGESPDEQALVAAASAYGYTLFERTSGHIVIDVNGEKLRFGVLGMHEFDSVRKRMSVVIRFPNNAVKVLVKGADTSVLSILAKDSGMDDRARRAATQSHLTEYSSQGLRTLVIAARDLTEEELELWQCKFDDASTSLTDRAAKLRQTAALVECDLNLLGATAIEDKLQEGVPEAIESLRQAGIKVWVLTGDKQETAISIGLSCKLLAPDMEQIIINGNSENECRKLLAEAKAKCGLKPSNKGSQYLTCNKNAEMDHLERPERKEEAPISLIIDGNSLVYILEKELESELFDIATYCKVVLCCRVAPLQKAGIVDLIKSRTDDMTLAIGDGANDVSMIQMADVGVGICGQEGRQAVMASDFAMGQFRFLNRLLLVHGHWNYQRMGYLVLYNFYRNAVFVLMLFWYILFTAFSTTSALTDWSSVLYSVVYTSVPTIVVGILDKDLSHRTLLRYPKIYGVGYRHEAYNIRLFWVTMADTLWQSLVLFGIPVIVYKESTIDIWSMGNLWTVAVVIIVNVHLAMDVRRWVSITHIAVWGSVIVAFACVVVLDSIPIFPNYGTIYHLAKSPTYWLTIFLTIVIGLLPHFLFKLVRHHFWPSDIQIAREAEILRRGPDYWLSKPVGGSS